A single genomic interval of Ancylobacter sp. IITR112 harbors:
- a CDS encoding DUF4010 domain-containing protein, with product MGPLLLFAGLFALVSTVSAALSVGSSGGMVATSAISGLFDVDVAVLSALRLLGLPATIEAVGHAVLLALATNAIGRLTVAAAAGPVRFWLPLASATVVSIALGYAAFATLPHFEWSGPSAVTGS from the coding sequence GTGGGACCGCTGCTCCTGTTTGCGGGGCTCTTCGCGCTCGTCTCCACCGTGAGCGCCGCCCTTTCGGTCGGAAGCAGCGGTGGGATGGTCGCGACCTCCGCCATCTCGGGACTATTTGACGTCGATGTCGCGGTGCTTAGTGCGTTGCGGCTGCTCGGACTGCCGGCAACCATTGAGGCGGTCGGACACGCGGTGCTTCTGGCGCTCGCCACGAATGCCATTGGCCGCCTGACAGTCGCCGCCGCTGCGGGGCCGGTTCGCTTCTGGCTCCCGCTGGCGAGCGCCACCGTGGTGTCCATTGCGCTCGGCTATGCCGCCTTTGCGACGCTGCCACATTTCGAGTGGTCGGGTCCGTCGGCCGTGACCGGGTCTTGA
- a CDS encoding heavy-metal-associated domain-containing protein gives MVNLKIPNMNCGGCAATVTKALKSIDADARIDVDQALKIVRLESRAGVEQICAVLKSAGYPAEVQPG, from the coding sequence ATGGTCAATTTGAAAATCCCCAACATGAACTGCGGCGGCTGCGCTGCAACCGTCACCAAAGCCCTTAAGAGCATCGACGCCGACGCCAGGATTGACGTCGATCAGGCACTGAAGATCGTGAGACTGGAGAGCAGGGCGGGCGTCGAACAAATCTGCGCGGTGCTTAAATCCGCAGGCTATCCTGCGGAGGTTCAACCCGGCTGA